One window of the Klebsiella oxytoca genome contains the following:
- a CDS encoding DUF4223 family protein — protein sequence MFSSLKIIAIAFFVATVTGCTGSVYNKEKNCNYDYLLHPAVSISKVIGGCGPADK from the coding sequence ATGTTTAGTTCGTTAAAAATTATCGCGATTGCTTTCTTCGTTGCTACCGTTACCGGCTGTACCGGCAGCGTTTATAACAAAGAAAAAAACTGCAACTATGATTACTTATTACATCCGGCAGTTTCGATTTCAAAAGTGATCGGTGGTTGCGGCCCGGCAGATAAGTAA
- a CDS encoding helix-turn-helix transcriptional regulator: MIINHLTQTTEVNILTLNIYLKKALESLIAECPADEKQARSGPHPAFINQPEHFRVALIDTEYIYTQRGAWYKIYKEIIRADYYVFISLTDMKFGRVPFLPLCGPVGKIKKALRYIIHSAGQKKHPLTRNNPLASLSLSEKELFFFLISGYDMDEIFLALGKSKKTVYQSRTSLMKKMRLTNKKDLHMMLKFCEFVEYYTFRESTHAAGDNASLVNNGRLPFLPNPVEHDMH, from the coding sequence ATGATTATCAATCACCTTACACAGACCACCGAAGTGAATATTCTGACCCTGAATATCTACCTGAAAAAGGCCCTCGAGTCGCTCATAGCGGAATGCCCGGCGGATGAAAAGCAGGCGCGCTCAGGGCCTCACCCTGCTTTTATTAACCAGCCTGAACATTTCAGGGTGGCCCTTATTGATACCGAATACATTTATACCCAAAGAGGGGCCTGGTATAAAATTTATAAAGAAATCATCAGGGCAGATTATTACGTTTTTATTTCCTTAACCGACATGAAGTTTGGCCGGGTTCCTTTCCTGCCGCTGTGCGGCCCGGTCGGTAAAATAAAGAAAGCGCTGCGGTATATTATCCACAGCGCCGGGCAGAAAAAGCACCCGTTAACCCGGAATAACCCGCTGGCCTCCCTGAGCCTTTCTGAAAAGGAGCTGTTCTTTTTTTTAATCTCGGGATACGACATGGATGAAATTTTTCTCGCGCTGGGCAAAAGCAAAAAAACGGTCTATCAGTCGAGAACCAGTTTAATGAAGAAGATGAGATTAACGAATAAAAAGGATTTGCATATGATGCTGAAGTTTTGTGAATTCGTTGAGTATTACACTTTCAGGGAAAGCACTCATGCCGCAGGCGATAATGCCTCTCTGGTTAACAATGGACGTTTACCGTTTCTCCCGAATCCGGTTGAACATGATATGCACTGA
- a CDS encoding alpha/beta fold hydrolase, which translates to MRYLEDVLLIFILNGSTWRSGLTDEQRRAVLTDSVNSGIAKIMHLESSHAIDPDRSLQEIGLDSMMAVILRQRLAAVTHLELPPTLLFDYPTPNALIAYLYQQTGQAAAGKHHAPVASDSQRPTPTKDTGIPTPEAGMLSQQVARAFNARQFEHGQQLLDIIGAMAGRLTHDSLPLAGSPAVKLATGPDQPELYCVAPFLPMGIFEYADFAAQFQQQRNVWVLPNPGFAAEQRLPGQIKQVLDYYQNAIAQSSHHHPFVLVGHSGGGVLAHLLAAHLESQSIQPVALVLIDSYPSGSMTPEFRNSLMLSLGALWSTMPPADQQMIASAWYQQLLAGQSLPPISTPAMLIRCRDPLPSLQTSDSNAWQTQWPNAAITVDVPGDHFSMIHQYSDITAAQIRQWLETC; encoded by the coding sequence ATGAGATATCTGGAGGATGTACTGCTGATATTCATCCTGAATGGCAGCACATGGCGCTCTGGATTAACGGATGAACAACGCCGGGCGGTATTAACCGATAGCGTAAATAGCGGCATCGCAAAAATCATGCACCTTGAGAGCAGCCACGCGATAGACCCGGACCGCTCGTTACAGGAAATAGGCCTGGACTCGATGATGGCGGTAATATTGCGACAACGCCTGGCGGCCGTTACCCATCTGGAATTGCCGCCAACCCTGCTGTTTGATTATCCAACCCCGAATGCGTTGATCGCCTATCTCTATCAGCAGACCGGGCAAGCTGCTGCCGGTAAGCACCACGCTCCGGTTGCGTCGGATAGCCAACGCCCGACGCCAACGAAAGATACCGGGATACCGACGCCTGAGGCAGGGATGCTTTCACAACAGGTTGCCCGGGCCTTCAACGCCCGGCAATTTGAGCATGGTCAGCAATTGCTGGATATCATCGGTGCTATGGCGGGCAGGCTCACCCATGACAGTCTGCCGCTTGCGGGAAGCCCGGCCGTCAAACTAGCAACCGGCCCGGATCAACCGGAGCTTTATTGCGTTGCGCCATTTTTACCGATGGGGATATTTGAATACGCAGATTTTGCGGCGCAGTTTCAACAGCAAAGAAACGTCTGGGTACTCCCTAACCCCGGTTTTGCCGCAGAACAAAGGCTACCGGGCCAAATCAAGCAGGTGCTCGACTATTACCAGAATGCGATTGCGCAAAGTTCGCACCATCACCCCTTCGTTTTGGTCGGACACAGCGGCGGCGGCGTGCTGGCGCATCTTCTTGCCGCTCACCTTGAGTCTCAGAGCATTCAGCCTGTCGCCCTGGTTCTGATAGACAGTTATCCCTCCGGGAGCATGACGCCTGAGTTCAGGAATTCGCTAATGCTTAGCCTCGGCGCGCTGTGGTCGACGATGCCGCCGGCCGATCAACAGATGATAGCCAGCGCGTGGTATCAACAGCTGCTGGCCGGTCAGAGCCTGCCGCCAATTAGTACTCCAGCCATGTTAATACGCTGTCGGGATCCTCTACCTTCTTTGCAAACGTCTGATAGCAACGCATGGCAAACACAATGGCCGAATGCAGCCATAACGGTCGATGTTCCAGGAGATCATTTCTCCATGATTCATCAATATAGCGATATTACCGCCGCGCAAATCCGGCAGTGGCTGGAGACTTGCTAG
- a CDS encoding molecular chaperone, translating into MAFSALIRTLPASACLLAAAVSLPASASVIINGTRVVYAGQEREVAVRLTNTGTLPVLVQSWIDDGDMNASPDRIRTPFTLMPPVNRINADKSQTLRISYTGVPALAQDKESVYWLNVLEVPALKKNEKDNRLQVAFRTRIKFFYRPAALADRAKASEAADRLTWSVSGNKLTAINSSPYFVSLVSISLKGVGSKGSVEGEMVPPTGRYTFTLPANVRAGAGSVLTYEYVNDWGALKKVDYTL; encoded by the coding sequence ATGGCCTTTTCAGCCCTTATCCGCACCCTTCCTGCCTCAGCCTGCCTGCTGGCTGCGGCCGTGTCCCTGCCAGCGTCGGCCAGCGTTATTATCAACGGCACTCGCGTGGTCTATGCCGGCCAGGAACGGGAAGTCGCCGTCCGTCTCACCAACACCGGAACTCTGCCGGTGCTGGTCCAGAGCTGGATAGACGACGGGGATATGAACGCCAGCCCCGACCGTATCCGTACCCCGTTCACCCTGATGCCTCCGGTGAATCGCATCAACGCCGACAAGAGCCAGACCCTGCGCATCAGCTACACCGGCGTCCCGGCCCTGGCACAGGACAAGGAATCGGTCTACTGGCTGAATGTCCTCGAAGTCCCGGCCCTGAAAAAAAATGAAAAAGATAACCGGCTTCAGGTCGCGTTTCGCACCCGTATCAAATTCTTTTACCGTCCTGCGGCCCTGGCCGATCGCGCTAAAGCCAGCGAGGCCGCCGATCGCCTGACCTGGTCCGTGTCGGGCAATAAGCTGACCGCCATCAATTCCTCTCCCTACTTTGTGTCGCTGGTCTCAATCTCCCTGAAAGGCGTCGGGAGTAAAGGCTCTGTGGAAGGCGAGATGGTGCCCCCGACGGGCCGCTACACCTTCACTCTGCCTGCCAACGTGCGCGCCGGGGCCGGCTCTGTCCTGACGTACGAGTACGTCAACGACTGGGGTGCCCTCAAGAAGGTCGATTACACCCTGTAA
- a CDS encoding lipocalin-like domain-containing protein, which produces MIETTHFLGAWRLVSAEFKLSDGSKRYPLGKEVVGRLNYDAHGNMSAQLYRADRQNFIHDDQTAATANEIKDAFISSVCYFGRYTLDLENQTIIHFVEGSLFPNWIGGKQLRYFHFEDEKLFLSTPPFVMNDVTQTGTLVWARVANPSHTEPEQD; this is translated from the coding sequence ATGATCGAGACAACCCATTTTTTAGGCGCCTGGCGGTTGGTATCAGCCGAATTTAAACTCAGCGATGGCAGTAAACGCTATCCGTTAGGTAAAGAAGTCGTTGGCAGGCTGAACTATGATGCGCACGGAAACATGAGTGCCCAGCTCTATCGTGCCGACCGGCAGAATTTTATTCATGACGATCAGACAGCAGCCACTGCTAATGAGATCAAAGACGCCTTCATATCATCGGTATGTTATTTTGGCCGATATACGCTGGATCTGGAAAATCAGACGATTATCCATTTTGTCGAAGGAAGCCTTTTCCCTAACTGGATTGGCGGTAAGCAGCTGCGTTATTTCCACTTTGAGGATGAGAAGCTGTTTTTATCCACCCCACCTTTCGTGATGAACGACGTTACGCAAACCGGCACCCTGGTCTGGGCAAGAGTGGCAAACCCGAGCCATACCGAGCCTGAACAAGATTAA
- a CDS encoding fimbrial protein — protein sequence MKKSVVSTSLFAVFALAAFSAQAASTGTITFNGELTDTTCEVDINGQGSDATVILPTVGVNQLTASGDTTGRTSFNMNISDCVIGTEGGHSKVSAFFQPGNTVDLSTGRLKNVGGSATNVDLRLLDASNSYAPINVGNTDQVDGMAYVDINADGTALLPYAVEYFANAQTTPGTVTSSVVYNLQYK from the coding sequence ATGAAAAAGTCAGTCGTCAGTACCTCCCTCTTTGCTGTTTTCGCTCTCGCAGCATTTTCCGCCCAGGCAGCTTCCACCGGGACCATTACTTTTAACGGTGAGCTGACCGACACCACCTGCGAAGTGGATATTAACGGCCAGGGCTCCGACGCGACCGTCATCCTGCCGACCGTCGGCGTAAACCAGCTGACCGCCAGCGGCGACACCACCGGCCGTACTTCCTTCAACATGAACATCTCCGACTGCGTGATTGGCACCGAAGGCGGCCACTCTAAAGTCTCGGCGTTCTTCCAGCCGGGTAACACCGTTGATCTGAGCACCGGTCGTCTGAAAAACGTCGGCGGCAGCGCCACTAACGTTGACCTGCGCCTGCTGGATGCTTCCAACAGCTATGCGCCGATTAACGTAGGTAACACCGATCAGGTTGATGGCATGGCCTATGTCGACATCAACGCTGACGGTACCGCACTGCTGCCGTACGCCGTTGAATACTTCGCGAATGCCCAGACCACCCCGGGCACCGTCACCAGCAGCGTTGTTTACAACCTGCAGTACAAGTAA
- a CDS encoding molecular chaperone, protein MPRSIFYRHIAVAIFAFSMVSSAFADIVITGTRFVYPEKEREVTVKIDNVGDKPALAQVWIDAGDPDATPETARAPFTITPPINRINGGKGQTLRMIYTGEKLPGDKESLFWLNVLEIPATKKENKNQLKMAVRSRIKIFYRPQGLTGSANQAGKSVVWKKVNGGIEGSNPTPYFVSLANITEDKEGKTVVANGGMIAPGGKSVFPMKKRLTTIYPSYINDEGAIVPVAQQIN, encoded by the coding sequence ATGCCTCGCAGCATATTTTACAGGCATATTGCCGTAGCGATTTTCGCTTTTTCTATGGTGTCTTCTGCTTTCGCGGATATCGTCATCACCGGAACCCGCTTCGTCTACCCGGAAAAAGAGCGCGAAGTAACGGTAAAAATTGATAATGTCGGAGATAAACCGGCTCTCGCGCAGGTCTGGATTGACGCCGGGGACCCTGATGCCACGCCGGAGACGGCCAGGGCGCCCTTTACGATTACTCCGCCGATTAACCGCATCAACGGCGGTAAAGGCCAGACGCTGCGCATGATATATACGGGAGAAAAACTGCCCGGCGATAAAGAATCCTTATTCTGGCTAAACGTGCTGGAAATTCCGGCGACAAAAAAAGAAAATAAAAACCAGCTGAAAATGGCGGTGCGTTCAAGAATTAAAATTTTTTACCGCCCCCAGGGACTTACTGGCAGCGCCAACCAGGCTGGAAAGTCAGTCGTCTGGAAAAAGGTCAATGGTGGAATTGAAGGCTCAAATCCTACCCCCTACTTTGTCTCCCTGGCGAATATCACTGAGGATAAAGAAGGGAAAACCGTGGTTGCCAACGGGGGAATGATTGCACCGGGAGGGAAGAGCGTTTTTCCCATGAAGAAGCGCCTTACGACGATTTATCCGTCCTATATAAACGACGAGGGCGCTATAGTGCCCGTAGCGCAGCAGATTAATTAG
- a CDS encoding SLC13 family permease — protein MNKNDMTPLPTNTHEWFFNRNNIIILLDIVLFIVLYNTLPYEPKVVMGLSMLAFIAVLWLTEALHVTVTAIIVPVMAVLLGVFNTQAALNSFANSTIFLFLGGFALAAAMHVQGLDKVIADKVLAMARGKMSLAVFMLFGVTAALSMWISNTATAAMMMPLVLGILSKVNSKSSHSTYVFVLLGIAYSASIGGMATIVGSPPNAIAAAEVGLSFIDWMKFGFPAMLILLPTAIAILYVVFRPDLKGTFEISTEQVNWDKGKIVTSAIFGLTVFFWIFSGPINELLGGFKSFDTIVALGAIILVNFARVVHWKDIEKTADWGVLLLFGGGICLSNVLKETGTSLFLANQISSMVAHMGIFIIILVIVAFVVFLTEFASNTASAALLIPVFASVAEAFGLSPVILSVLIAIAASCAFMLPVATPPNAIVFATGHIKQHEMMRAGLFLNIACIIVLTGFSMLFWV, from the coding sequence ATGAATAAAAACGACATGACTCCTTTACCCACCAATACCCATGAGTGGTTTTTCAATCGGAACAATATCATTATCCTTCTCGATATTGTTCTCTTTATTGTTCTCTACAATACGCTCCCCTATGAACCCAAAGTGGTCATGGGTCTTAGTATGCTCGCTTTTATCGCCGTGTTATGGCTGACAGAAGCGCTACACGTTACCGTTACGGCAATAATAGTTCCGGTAATGGCCGTGCTGCTGGGGGTCTTTAATACTCAGGCTGCATTAAATAGTTTCGCAAACTCAACGATATTCCTGTTCCTGGGAGGGTTTGCTCTGGCTGCTGCAATGCACGTGCAGGGGCTTGATAAAGTCATTGCCGACAAGGTGTTGGCGATGGCGCGGGGAAAAATGAGCCTCGCAGTCTTTATGTTATTTGGTGTTACAGCTGCGCTCTCTATGTGGATCAGTAATACCGCGACGGCCGCCATGATGATGCCGTTAGTTCTGGGCATCTTGAGCAAAGTTAATAGCAAAAGTAGCCACTCGACGTATGTTTTTGTCCTGCTCGGCATTGCATACAGTGCCAGTATTGGCGGGATGGCGACAATCGTCGGCAGTCCGCCGAATGCCATTGCCGCCGCTGAGGTTGGACTCTCTTTCATTGACTGGATGAAGTTTGGCTTCCCGGCAATGCTTATATTGCTTCCCACCGCAATCGCTATCCTCTACGTTGTCTTCAGACCGGACCTCAAAGGGACCTTTGAGATTAGTACTGAACAGGTCAACTGGGATAAAGGAAAAATAGTCACATCGGCTATTTTTGGACTGACAGTATTCTTTTGGATATTCAGCGGCCCAATTAATGAGCTGCTGGGCGGATTTAAGTCTTTTGATACTATTGTGGCCCTGGGCGCCATTATTTTAGTGAATTTTGCGCGAGTTGTTCACTGGAAGGATATAGAAAAAACGGCTGACTGGGGTGTGCTGTTATTATTCGGCGGCGGCATCTGTTTAAGTAATGTCCTCAAGGAAACCGGCACCAGCCTGTTCCTGGCGAATCAAATCAGCTCGATGGTCGCTCATATGGGGATATTTATCATTATTCTGGTCATTGTCGCATTCGTGGTATTTCTAACGGAATTTGCCAGTAATACGGCCAGTGCCGCTTTGTTAATTCCGGTGTTTGCCTCGGTTGCCGAAGCTTTCGGACTGTCGCCAGTGATTCTGTCGGTGTTAATTGCCATCGCTGCGTCGTGCGCTTTTATGCTGCCCGTAGCGACTCCACCAAACGCTATTGTTTTCGCTACCGGCCATATCAAACAGCATGAAATGATGCGTGCAGGCCTGTTTTTGAACATCGCTTGTATCATCGTACTGACCGGGTTCAGTATGCTGTTCTGGGTATGA
- a CDS encoding winged helix-turn-helix domain-containing protein: MNKLYGYLIDSSVLYLPFQQQLISHKGSSCQLRNTMGELLFYLIQHAGKGVVTDDEIILNVWEKNDLSGTYNRLWQVMQNLNKKLNKLGIKSELFMRVRGKGYYLINDKITPLYTRSTTIDRVINLTDGKKQFSYRNGI; this comes from the coding sequence ATGAATAAACTGTATGGATATCTTATCGATTCCTCTGTTCTTTATTTACCATTTCAACAGCAGCTTATTAGCCATAAGGGTAGCTCGTGCCAGCTAAGAAACACTATGGGCGAGCTGCTTTTTTATCTTATACAGCATGCTGGTAAAGGTGTTGTGACAGACGATGAAATCATTCTTAACGTTTGGGAAAAGAACGATCTCTCAGGTACCTATAATCGTCTGTGGCAGGTGATGCAGAATTTAAATAAAAAATTGAATAAGCTTGGTATTAAAAGCGAGTTATTTATGCGCGTCAGAGGGAAAGGGTACTACCTGATAAATGACAAGATAACGCCGCTGTATACGCGAAGCACCACAATAGATCGCGTTATTAATTTAACGGATGGTAAAAAGCAATTTAGTTATCGTAATGGTATTTAA
- a CDS encoding fimbrial protein, producing the protein MKVSLTITRFFNAKIRLITCLGIGLACLFTSQARALHCEFTDLFTENVSIPVVGIGISTVGEDVPVGKILYSQDYSPIPRYTNYACTVTVEDISNGPYMMNTYATAEVMSTPSGPANRVNGKDVFPTNVPGIGVIFYTNGSNFDVSSFPDTWERTTSLGYGTLTQGLGQFSAVKIELIKTGPIPVGTQQVQGASFPSFRFSSGSNSPFVVNHVFVNLNFTGTTTVHTKTCQLATSNIEVNLGNHAVSDFTGPGTVTEWKDFDIVLKDCPPFYGYSSYRYMESIDYLSGSNSKNTVAIGFRSANGVIEGNPDLAKLDSGIGSATGVGIELSQRNVSGSIPLDGSGEFNLPNLLQEDNATYTIPLKARYVQSDTSVTAGPANGSVVFTITYL; encoded by the coding sequence ATGAAAGTGTCATTAACTATCACTCGTTTTTTTAATGCAAAAATACGACTAATAACGTGTCTGGGCATCGGTCTGGCCTGCCTGTTCACCTCTCAGGCCCGGGCTCTTCATTGTGAATTCACAGACCTTTTCACTGAGAACGTTTCAATTCCTGTTGTTGGTATTGGAATATCCACAGTCGGTGAAGATGTACCTGTAGGGAAAATTCTGTATAGTCAAGATTATTCTCCAATTCCCAGATACACAAATTATGCATGTACTGTAACCGTAGAAGATATAAGTAATGGCCCATATATGATGAACACCTATGCAACGGCGGAGGTTATGAGCACGCCTTCAGGGCCAGCAAATCGAGTTAATGGAAAGGATGTCTTTCCGACTAATGTTCCTGGAATAGGGGTGATTTTTTATACAAATGGTTCAAATTTTGACGTTAGCTCGTTTCCTGATACCTGGGAGCGCACTACGTCACTAGGTTATGGAACTCTGACTCAGGGGTTAGGTCAATTCAGTGCAGTAAAGATAGAACTTATAAAAACAGGGCCAATTCCGGTCGGCACACAGCAAGTCCAGGGGGCTTCATTTCCTTCATTCCGGTTTTCATCCGGGTCTAACTCCCCTTTTGTAGTAAATCATGTTTTTGTTAATCTTAATTTCACAGGAACGACAACCGTACATACAAAAACATGCCAGCTGGCAACATCGAATATTGAGGTAAATCTCGGCAACCATGCGGTCAGCGATTTTACTGGTCCAGGTACCGTTACTGAATGGAAAGATTTTGATATTGTATTAAAAGATTGCCCGCCGTTCTATGGTTATAGCAGTTATAGATACATGGAAAGTATCGACTATTTGAGCGGCTCAAATAGTAAAAACACTGTAGCAATTGGATTTAGAAGCGCTAACGGAGTTATTGAAGGTAACCCTGACCTGGCTAAGCTTGATAGTGGTATTGGTTCAGCTACTGGTGTCGGTATTGAATTATCACAAAGAAATGTATCCGGCAGCATACCGCTGGATGGTTCCGGCGAGTTTAACCTACCTAATCTTCTGCAGGAAGATAACGCCACCTATACCATCCCGCTGAAAGCTCGCTATGTTCAGTCTGATACCAGCGTCACGGCAGGGCCCGCGAACGGCTCCGTCGTTTTTACTATCACCTATCTGTGA
- a CDS encoding fimbria/pilus outer membrane usher protein, translated as MRLQCGYSFIALAVMAAVMSPTRAAFGSEDLTFDPVFLNTSGEEKIDLSRFENGGSATPGTWSTDIFVNGESVTQSPVLFAEQADKKVRPCITADLIKNLNINFDKVPASFTTALRENRECYNLEALLPGVSIIYDSSTQRLDVEIPQALLRNTARGYVSPALWDTGIPAALLGYNASTYTTRSHGRDYTSSYIGLNGGLNIGGWYFRHDGNYSRQQGSGGHYQSINNYVQKDISSILGRVLLGETSTGGQLFDTLPFRGVELVSDDRMLPQSRRGYAPDIRGIARTNARVTVRQNDRIIYETTVPPGAFAIEDLYPTGYGGNLDVTVTEADGSVQSFRVPYASVTQLLRPGAHRYDVVAGRLNDPGLSFNPTLYQATYQRGLSNILTGYAGIQGSGAAYYAVQLGMAISTAVGAFSVDVTQARVHLNTTEDTANGGQSYQVSYSKYLPDTDSNLTIAAYRFSTAGYYDFQTAMRAIDEEKRGGLASGIWRPKNRLNITMNQGLGPGRGQLYLTGYTQDYWNNGKSDIQYQMGYSNNFGRVNYNLSAGRVRNYSGKMENNFLLNISTPLGGYDKKHVPMLTASLNKSGNGRMGEQLGLSGTYGEDNQYNYGLTAANYNQGTGSSMTASGGWRTPYSHLTASYGAGQHYQNSSLAASGTVIAWQNGVVATPYTGDTFAVVEAKDAKGARVGGYPGLKIDRFGHAAIPYLTPYEMNEVSIDPKGLSQDIELSNTTEKVAPHWGAVSKVVFNTRKGIPLLINAQNAKGEPLPFGAEVFDAAGANVGSVGQMGQIYALTEAAAGQLTVRWGSGDNEQCRITYRVNEEKPSGFRKLTETCK; from the coding sequence ATGCGTCTTCAGTGCGGATATTCATTTATTGCCCTTGCGGTCATGGCGGCCGTGATGAGCCCGACCCGGGCCGCTTTCGGGAGCGAGGACCTGACGTTCGATCCGGTCTTTCTGAACACCTCCGGTGAGGAGAAAATCGATCTGTCCCGTTTTGAAAACGGCGGCTCCGCCACGCCCGGAACCTGGTCAACGGATATTTTCGTTAACGGTGAATCCGTCACTCAGAGCCCGGTGTTATTTGCCGAACAGGCGGATAAAAAAGTGCGCCCCTGTATCACCGCGGACCTGATTAAAAATCTGAATATCAATTTCGATAAAGTCCCGGCCTCGTTTACCACCGCTCTCCGGGAGAACCGTGAGTGCTATAACCTTGAAGCATTATTACCCGGCGTCAGCATCATCTATGACTCCTCCACCCAGCGGCTGGATGTTGAAATCCCGCAGGCATTATTGCGTAATACCGCGCGGGGGTATGTCAGCCCGGCTTTATGGGATACCGGTATTCCGGCCGCCTTACTGGGCTACAACGCCAGCACCTACACCACCCGCTCACACGGCAGGGATTACACCTCTTCCTATATTGGCCTCAACGGCGGGCTGAATATCGGCGGCTGGTATTTCCGCCACGACGGTAACTACAGCCGTCAGCAGGGCAGCGGCGGCCACTATCAGTCCATCAACAATTACGTGCAAAAGGATATCTCATCCATCCTCGGCCGGGTGCTGCTGGGCGAAACCTCCACCGGCGGGCAGCTCTTTGACACGTTACCTTTTCGCGGCGTTGAGCTGGTCAGCGACGACCGGATGCTGCCGCAGTCCCGCCGCGGCTATGCGCCGGACATCCGCGGTATCGCGCGCACCAACGCCCGGGTCACCGTCCGCCAGAACGACCGCATTATCTATGAAACCACCGTGCCGCCCGGGGCCTTCGCGATTGAGGATTTATACCCCACCGGTTACGGCGGCAACCTGGATGTGACGGTCACGGAAGCCGACGGCAGCGTGCAGAGCTTCCGGGTGCCCTACGCGTCGGTGACCCAGCTGCTGCGTCCGGGCGCCCACCGCTATGACGTGGTGGCAGGACGACTGAACGACCCCGGCCTTTCCTTTAACCCGACGCTGTATCAGGCGACCTATCAGCGCGGGCTGTCGAATATCCTGACCGGCTACGCCGGTATTCAGGGCAGCGGCGCTGCCTACTATGCGGTGCAGCTGGGGATGGCTATCAGCACGGCTGTCGGGGCGTTTTCCGTCGATGTCACCCAGGCGCGGGTGCACCTGAATACCACGGAGGACACGGCGAACGGCGGCCAGAGCTACCAGGTCAGCTACAGCAAATATCTGCCCGATACCGACAGCAACCTGACTATCGCGGCGTACCGGTTCTCCACCGCCGGGTATTACGACTTCCAGACCGCCATGCGCGCCATTGATGAAGAGAAACGCGGTGGCCTGGCCTCCGGAATATGGCGTCCGAAAAACCGCCTGAACATCACCATGAACCAGGGGCTGGGGCCGGGACGGGGGCAGCTGTATCTCACCGGGTACACCCAGGATTACTGGAACAACGGCAAGTCTGACATTCAGTACCAGATGGGCTACAGCAATAACTTCGGCCGGGTGAACTATAACCTCAGCGCCGGACGCGTCAGAAACTACAGCGGGAAAATGGAAAACAACTTTCTGCTGAATATTTCCACCCCGCTGGGCGGATACGATAAGAAGCATGTGCCAATGCTGACCGCCAGTCTGAACAAAAGCGGCAACGGCCGCATGGGGGAGCAGCTGGGCCTTTCCGGCACCTACGGGGAAGACAACCAGTATAACTACGGTCTGACGGCGGCGAACTATAACCAGGGCACCGGCAGCAGCATGACCGCCAGCGGCGGATGGCGCACGCCTTACAGCCATCTGACGGCCAGCTATGGCGCCGGTCAGCATTACCAGAACAGCAGCCTGGCGGCCAGCGGGACGGTGATTGCCTGGCAGAACGGCGTGGTGGCCACGCCTTATACGGGGGACACCTTTGCCGTGGTCGAGGCGAAGGATGCGAAAGGCGCCAGAGTCGGCGGCTATCCGGGGCTGAAAATTGACCGCTTCGGGCACGCGGCTATTCCGTACCTGACCCCGTATGAAATGAACGAAGTCAGTATCGACCCGAAAGGGCTGTCACAGGACATAGAGCTCAGCAATACCACCGAGAAAGTCGCCCCGCACTGGGGCGCGGTCAGCAAGGTTGTCTTTAATACCCGCAAAGGGATACCGCTGCTGATTAACGCGCAGAATGCAAAAGGCGAACCGTTACCGTTCGGTGCAGAGGTGTTTGATGCCGCCGGCGCTAATGTCGGCAGCGTCGGGCAGATGGGGCAGATATATGCGCTGACGGAAGCCGCCGCCGGGCAGCTGACCGTCAGGTGGGGCAGCGGGGATAATGAACAGTGCCGGATAACCTATCGGGTTAACGAGGAGAAACCGTCCGGGTTCAGAAAGCTGACCGAAACGTGCAAATAA